In one Echinicola marina genomic region, the following are encoded:
- a CDS encoding RNA polymerase sigma factor, which translates to MKTFFEAYIWSLRGKLYRMAYLWLKDRAEAEDVVQEVFEKAWANRAALQKMENSVGWMVRVVKNQSLQRLRERQKWVVVDGQEEMPEVSLDSSEDVSPAVKMVFRFLKELPEKQREVFQLREVEGLTYEEIAEYMEISVAQVKVNLFRARKKLRSFMLNQKK; encoded by the coding sequence ATGAAGACATTTTTTGAGGCGTATATATGGTCCTTGCGTGGCAAACTTTACCGCATGGCTTATCTCTGGTTAAAGGACAGAGCTGAGGCAGAGGATGTGGTTCAGGAGGTTTTTGAAAAAGCCTGGGCCAATAGGGCTGCCCTTCAAAAAATGGAAAATTCGGTCGGCTGGATGGTCAGGGTTGTTAAAAACCAAAGCTTACAGCGGCTCAGAGAACGCCAAAAATGGGTGGTTGTAGATGGACAAGAAGAGATGCCGGAGGTTTCCCTTGATAGCTCAGAGGATGTTTCTCCAGCCGTCAAGATGGTGTTTAGGTTTCTTAAAGAACTTCCCGAAAAACAAAGGGAAGTGTTTCAGTTAAGAGAAGTGGAAGGCTTGACCTATGAAGAGATTGCTGAGTATATGGAGATATCTGTAGCGCAAGTAAAGGTGAACCTTTTCAGGGCAAGAAAGAAGTTGCGCTCGTTTATGTTAAACCAAAAGAAATGA
- a CDS encoding 4Fe-4S dicluster domain-containing protein: MNILPQVVFILVFAAAGYLLYKRISFLKRNILLGKSETRNDQSSERWKTMALVAFGQQKMFKRVLPAFLHLLVYVGFIVINLEVAEFIIDGIFGQHRIFAPLLGGAYTFAMNFFELLAVGVMASCLVFLIRRNITKVPRLVMPELKGWPALDANLILVIEIILMAAILTMNATDQLLAERGTEHYIALGPLFFSGLIKPLFMNMGEGTLTFVERFAWWFHIIGILGFAIYVTYSKHLHIFLAFPNTWYSNLKPKGEIANMPEVTNEVNMMLGIPTEGGSEAPTEIARFGAKDINDLSWINVMNAYSCTECGRCTSECPANITGKKLSPRKIMMDVRDRAEEVGKSIDAGGKGLEDGKSLLGDYISKEEINACTSCNACVEACPVNIDPLSIILQMRRYVAMEESGSPAQWNAMFQNMETSFSPWKFPPSDRFNWAESVKDEEMK; this comes from the coding sequence ATGAACATCTTACCTCAGGTAGTTTTTATTCTGGTTTTTGCTGCTGCAGGATACCTGCTTTACAAAAGAATCTCTTTCCTAAAAAGGAACATTCTTTTAGGTAAATCAGAAACCAGAAATGACCAATCATCAGAGAGATGGAAGACCATGGCATTGGTGGCATTTGGCCAACAGAAAATGTTCAAAAGAGTACTTCCTGCTTTTCTCCACCTATTAGTTTATGTAGGTTTTATTGTCATCAATTTGGAAGTGGCTGAATTTATCATTGATGGAATTTTTGGTCAACACCGGATTTTTGCTCCCCTGCTCGGAGGAGCTTATACCTTTGCCATGAATTTCTTCGAACTACTGGCAGTAGGCGTAATGGCTTCTTGCCTAGTATTCCTTATCAGAAGAAATATCACTAAGGTCCCTCGACTGGTCATGCCAGAACTTAAGGGCTGGCCGGCTTTAGACGCCAACCTGATCTTGGTCATTGAGATCATCTTGATGGCAGCCATACTGACCATGAATGCCACAGACCAGCTACTGGCAGAAAGAGGGACAGAGCATTATATAGCCTTAGGCCCACTTTTCTTCAGCGGCTTGATCAAACCATTGTTTATGAACATGGGTGAAGGAACCCTAACATTTGTAGAGCGTTTCGCCTGGTGGTTTCATATCATCGGGATATTAGGCTTTGCCATTTATGTCACCTACTCGAAGCACCTGCATATTTTCCTTGCTTTCCCAAATACTTGGTACTCTAATCTTAAGCCCAAAGGAGAAATCGCCAATATGCCAGAGGTCACCAATGAGGTCAACATGATGTTAGGTATCCCAACTGAAGGAGGCAGCGAAGCACCTACAGAAATCGCGCGCTTTGGTGCCAAAGACATCAACGACCTTAGCTGGATCAATGTTATGAATGCCTATTCCTGTACGGAGTGTGGTAGATGTACATCAGAATGCCCTGCCAATATCACAGGCAAAAAACTTTCGCCGAGAAAAATCATGATGGATGTCAGAGACCGTGCTGAAGAAGTAGGAAAAAGCATTGATGCCGGAGGGAAGGGATTGGAAGATGGGAAATCACTCTTGGGTGACTATATTAGCAAAGAAGAGATCAATGCCTGCACCAGCTGCAATGCCTGCGTGGAAGCCTGCCCGGTAAACATAGACCCACTATCCATCATTCTTCAGATGCGCCGCTATGTAGCCATGGAAGAGAGTGGCTCTCCAGCCCAGTGGAATGCGATGTTCCAGAATATGGAGACCAGTTTTTCGCCATGGAAATTCCCCCCATCTGATCGATTTAATTGGGCTGAGAGTGTAAAGGACGAAGAAATGAAATAA
- a CDS encoding DUF4252 domain-containing protein, with product MKKLFLILAIMSVGILAQAQSKSVASLYEKYKGGEEFFHLDLAGSFFDFADGFNIDLDDEGMEAIAKSVERMKLFKLPVSGDEAKADFKALQKGLKKERYDVLMEMSEKGSDIVFYSKGGNVISDLVLLIGGSGDDSHLVIELEGAFESRKLAKAFP from the coding sequence ATGAAAAAGTTATTCTTGATCCTAGCAATTATGAGTGTGGGGATTTTAGCCCAAGCTCAAAGTAAAAGTGTAGCCTCTTTATATGAAAAATACAAAGGTGGCGAAGAGTTCTTCCATTTGGATTTGGCGGGGAGTTTTTTTGATTTTGCCGATGGATTTAATATTGATTTGGATGATGAAGGAATGGAAGCTATTGCAAAGTCAGTGGAAAGGATGAAATTGTTCAAGCTGCCTGTTTCGGGTGATGAGGCCAAGGCCGACTTTAAAGCACTTCAAAAAGGACTGAAAAAGGAAAGGTATGATGTGCTGATGGAAATGTCCGAAAAGGGCAGTGATATAGTATTTTATTCCAAGGGGGGCAATGTTATCAGTGATTTGGTTTTGTTGATTGGGGGGAGTGGTGATGATAGCCATCTTGTTATTGAGTTGGAAGGAGCTTTTGAAAGTAGAAAATTGGCCAAGGCTTTTCCATAA
- a CDS encoding DUF4252 domain-containing protein — protein sequence MKKLISVLIMVLVFGAAHAQDDAIVKFFSKYMEDDAFSRVYISPKMMQMAGGFLKSNATEEGDKDAQEMGELISKVKGIRILSAEKVDGVQLYEEAMSTLNKNKYEDLMDVQDKSSSLKFMVREEDGMVAELLMISGSEAEFTLLSMLGRFTYADLNMLAEKTDLPGMNEYSSGKKNK from the coding sequence ATGAAGAAATTGATAAGTGTATTGATCATGGTGCTGGTGTTTGGTGCAGCGCATGCGCAGGATGATGCCATAGTTAAGTTCTTTTCCAAGTATATGGAGGACGATGCCTTTTCTAGGGTGTATATCAGTCCTAAAATGATGCAGATGGCTGGTGGGTTTTTGAAGTCCAATGCCACCGAGGAAGGTGATAAAGACGCCCAAGAAATGGGGGAGCTTATATCAAAAGTAAAAGGAATTCGGATTCTTAGTGCCGAGAAAGTAGATGGAGTGCAGTTATATGAGGAAGCTATGAGTACCCTAAATAAAAATAAATATGAAGATCTGATGGATGTGCAGGACAAAAGCAGCAGCTTGAAATTTATGGTAAGAGAAGAAGATGGGATGGTTGCGGAGTTGCTAATGATTTCTGGTTCAGAGGCCGAATTTACTTTATTGAGCATGTTGGGTAGATTTACCTATGCCGACCTGAATATGCTTGCCGAGAAAACAGATTTACCGGGGATGAATGAATACAGTTCGGGTAAAAAGAATAAATAA